From the Dyella humicola genome, the window CAGTCGGTGGACAGTGCGAACGACCTGATCTCGCGCGTTGACGTGGCCTTGCAGACGGTCAGCAACTTCGCCGCTCAGCTGGGCGCGGTGCAGAACCGCTTCCAGTCCACCATCTCCACGGTGGCGGCGCAGACCACGAACCTGCAGGCCTCGCAGTCGACCATCCGCGACGCAGACTTCGCGGCCGAGACGGCGAACATGAGCAAGGCCAACGTGTTGCAGCAGGCGGGTATTTCGGTGCTGGCCCAGGCCAACTCGAACCCGCAGCAGGTGCTGAAGTTGTTGCAGTAACGGACGCAAGCGACGTCGCGACTCCCTCGGGTCGCGGCGTCGTGCGACCGGTTTCACCGGCGGGCGGTTGGCAAACCCAACCGTCAGCCATGACAGGAGCCACCGGCAAAGTCCTTGGATGACGAGGATTTCGCCGGGTGCTCGAAACGTCTCGTCGTTGCGCGGACGCCATTTCGTCGTCCAGCAAGGATGGGGCGAAGGTGCTTCGCGGTCACGACTAGGCGGTCGTGCGCCGCGGCAATGGATGGATGAGGGCTGTGAAATCGTGGCTTTGGCGCTAGAGGCGCTGCATGTGGAACAAGTTCGACGCGTGCGTAAGGTGAGATGCATCACGAAGTGGCGTCGAATGGTTCAAGTAATGGCAGCAGAGGCCGAAAAGCTAGTCGAGGCGGATGGCATTCCACACGGGAATCCTTGCCGCCGGCATATACAAAGCCAACAAACCGGTTAACGGTCCCGTAGGAGAAGTCCATGTCTCTCGTTATCAATACCAACATCTCGTCGCTGATGGCGCAGAACAACCTGACCAAGTCGCAGAGTGCCTTGTCGTCGGCTACTCAGCGCCTGTCGTCGGGCCTGAAGATCAACAGCGCGGCCGACAACGCCGCCGGCTTTGCCATTTCGCAGCGCTATACCACGCAGATCGGCGGCCTGAACCAGGCCAGCGCGAACGCCAGCGACGCCATCAACCTGGCCCAGACCGCCGGTTCCGCACTGGACCAGGTCACCGCCAACCTGCAGGCGATCCGCGACCTGGCCGTGCAGTCGGCCAACGGCACCTATACAAGCACCGACCGCGCCTCGATCGACCAGGAAGTGCAGCAGCGCCTGGCGGAAATCACCCGTATCGCCAACCAGACCACGTTCAATGGTTCGAACGTGCTGGACGGCTCGATGAAGACCAAGAGCTTCCAGATCGGCGCCTCCGTCGGTCAGACCATCAGCGTGAGCCTGGGCACCAGCGTCAAGGCCAGTGCCGTGGGCCAGGTGGCGGAAGTGTCGACGGGCAGCATCAACACCGGCACCGGCTTTACGCTGGCTTCCGGCGCCTTGACGGTGAACGTCGGCGGTGCGGGTGCAGTCAGCGTCGCAGCGGGCACCTACAAGTCGGTGTCCGGTCTGGCGTCCGCGATCAACACGGCGGCCGGCAGCAATATCGCCGCCGTGGACGCCACTACGGGCGAGCTCAAGATCACCGGTCCCGCGGGTGGTGTCGCGTTCGGTGGCGCCGCTCAGCTTGCCTTGGGCATCACGGCGAACGTTGCCGCTGCTGGCACGGGTGCGTCGACTGCGGCTGTCGCCTCCACCGGTGATCCGTCCAACGAGACCCTCACGATCAACGGTACGAAGGTCAGCCTGGCCGGTGCGCAGAGCCTGCAGGACGTGTCCGACGCCGTCAACGCTGCGGGTATCGCGGGCGTCAGCGCCGCGGTGAACGGCAACGGCAACGGACTGAATTTCTACTCGTCGTCCGCACTGACCATCAGTGACACCGTGGGCACCACGAACGTGGCTGGCCCCATCATTGCTGGCAACGCGAAGGACGCCAACACGGGTCTGGCTTATGTTGCCGGTAATGCAGCCTCCACCGGCGGTTCGCTGGCGACGGGCAACGTGCAGTCGGTGGACAGTGCGAACGACCTGATCTCGCGCGTTGACGTGGCCTTGCAGACGGTCAGCAACTTCGCCGCTCAGCTGGGCGCGGTGCAGAACCGCTTCCAGTCCACCATCTCGACGGTGGCGGCGCAGACCACCAACCTGCAGGCCTCGCAGTCGACCATCCGCGACGCAGACTTCGCGGCCGAAACGGCGAACATGAGCAAGGCCAACGTGTTGCAGCAGGCGGGTATCTCGGTGCTGGCCCAGGCCAACTCCAACCCGCAGCAGGTGCTGAAGCTGTTGCAGTAACGGACGCAAGCGACGTCGCGACTCTCCCGGGTTGCATCGTCGTGCGGCCGGTTTTATCGGCTGGCGGTTGGCACACCCAACCGCCAGCTATCACGGGAGCCACCGGCAAAGTCCTTGGATGACGAGGGTTTTGCCGGGGGCTCGGAGCTCCCCGTCACAAGACGGGGCCTGTTCGGGAAATAGATAAGGCAGTGCGATGACCACGTCCAGCGCTACGTCCGGCAGCAGCTTGAGTTCGCTGCTCAGCCAGCTCACCAGCAACACCAGCACCGGTTCCGGCAGTTCGTCCAGTAGCTCTTCCAGCAGTTCGTCCTCAAGCAGCGCGGCTGGCGGCACGATCACCTCGCTGGGTATCGGCTCGGGTCTGGACGTCAATTCCATCGTCACTGCACTGGTCAATGCACGCCAGGCGGCACCGCAACAGCAGATCACCGATCGGACGAACCAGATCAACAGCACCCTGGGCGGACTCAATTCGCTCAGCTCGGTGCTGAGCCAGTTGCAGAGTTCGCTGGCCACGCTGACGTCGATCAATACGTTCAGCAGCTACAACGCCACGCTGACACCGACCGGTGGCAGCGCGAGCATTGGCGCCGCGACGACGATGTCCAGTGCGCAGCCGGGAACGTACACCGTTGCGGTGAGCCAACTGGCCACGGCGCAGCAGCGTGCGAGCGGCACATTCGCGTCCACGGCTGCAGTCGGCGCCGGGACGCTGAATGTCACCGTCGGTTCGAACACGATGAAGATCAGCGTGTCCGCCACCAACAGCTTGTCGGACATTGCCTCGGCCATCAATGGTTCGTCCTCGAACCCGGGCGTGACCGCCACGATCATCAATGGCGTGAATGGCCAGCAGTTGATGCTCAGCTCGAGCAAGACTGGCGTGGCCAATGCTTTTTCGGTGAGCGCGAGCAGCGACAGTGGCAGCGGTCTTCAGTCCCTCGCCACGACACTCAATACGGCAGGCAGCAATGAGGCGGTCGATGCAAAGCTGACGATCAACGGCATCACCGTCGACAGCGCGACGAATACCGTGTCGGGAGCGATGGATGGCGTCACCCTCAACCTGACCTCCACCGGCACCAATACCCTGACGGTGTCGCGGGACAATACGGCGGCCCAAAGCGCGATTCAGGGCTTCGTCACGGCGTACAACAGCTATGTGAGCACGGCGTCTTCGCTGTCCAGCTTCGACAGCACCAGCGGCTCGGCCGGCATTTTGCTTGGCGACACCACGTTGACGTCGGTGCAGCGCCAGATCTCGTCGGTGCTGAGCAACGCGGTCAAGGGCAACAGCATCGGTACGCTCGCCAATCTGGGCATTACCCGGCAGGCGGATGGTACGTTGAGCGTCGATTCGACGAAGCTGAATGCCGCTTTGTCCACCAATACCAGCGCCGTGCAGAATTTGTTCAATGGCACCGGCGGATACGCGACCAAATTAAGCACGGCGCTCACTGCTTATACGTCGAGCAATGGCGTCATCGGTACACGGGTTACCAGCCTCAATGGCCAGTTGACCCAGCTCGGTACTCAGCAGACCGCACTGAATAACCGCATGGCGACGTATCAGAAACAGCTGCAATCTCAGTACACCACGCTGGACACCATGATGTCCCAGCTCAACAACACCAGCAGCTACCTGACCACGGCGCTTGCGCAGCTGACCAACTCGAACAGCTCGAAGAACTAAGCCAAGGATAGCGACGATGAGCTACGGATACATGCGCAACGCCAGCGCAGCCTACCAGGACACCAGTGCACGCGGCAGCGTCGAAGGTGCCGACCGCCACCAGCTGACCACCATGCTGTACGACGGCATGGTCGACCGCATCAATCAGGCACGTGGCGCCATGCGTCGAGGCGATGTTCCCGCCAAGGGCACGCATTTCGCGCGCGCATTCGCCATCCTGGGCGAGTTGCGTGGCAGCCTCGATCATGAGGCCGGCGGCGCGTTGGCCACGCGTCTGGATTCTCTCTACGACTACATCGCCCGCCGCCTGTTGCAAGCCCAGCTCAACGATGACGAACGGGCGCTGGACGAAGTCATCGAGCTGATCAACCCCGTGCGCGATGCGTGGCGTCAAATACGTGACACCTACCTTGCAACACAGGTCGGCGCTGGTACGGCGGCATGATGGCTGGGGCGATGGGAGCTGGCGACATCCTCGACATAAGCGCGCACATGTTGGCGTCAGCCCGCGCAGGTGCCTGGGATGAGGTGACGTCACAGAGCGCCGAGCGCGATCGCTTGCTTCGCCTATTGCCACTATCAGGCACGTCCGCGCTGGATACGATGACGACCTTGTTGGCACACAACGAGGAGGTCAAGACCCTGGTGGCCAAGGCGCGCGATGATCTTGGTGAGGCGCTTGGTCAGCACCAGCATTCGCACCGGGCCCTCAATGCCTATCTGCATGCCGCGATCGATTGACGCGACGTTATTGCGATAACCCTGGCAGAAGGGCGCATAATTTCCTTAGGCAGGGTGGCCAGCGTTGCCGCCCATGAGCCGAACCGATCGAGGGGCACATGCAAGACGATTTCTGGCAGACGTTTTCCGAGCGAGTCACCTATGAAGATGGCTTGCACGCGAGTTGCGTGGCCTCATCTTCCCCTA encodes:
- the fliD gene encoding flagellar filament capping protein FliD; protein product: MTTSSATSGSSLSSLLSQLTSNTSTGSGSSSSSSSSSSSSSSAAGGTITSLGIGSGLDVNSIVTALVNARQAAPQQQITDRTNQINSTLGGLNSLSSVLSQLQSSLATLTSINTFSSYNATLTPTGGSASIGAATTMSSAQPGTYTVAVSQLATAQQRASGTFASTAAVGAGTLNVTVGSNTMKISVSATNSLSDIASAINGSSSNPGVTATIINGVNGQQLMLSSSKTGVANAFSVSASSDSGSGLQSLATTLNTAGSNEAVDAKLTINGITVDSATNTVSGAMDGVTLNLTSTGTNTLTVSRDNTAAQSAIQGFVTAYNSYVSTASSLSSFDSTSGSAGILLGDTTLTSVQRQISSVLSNAVKGNSIGTLANLGITRQADGTLSVDSTKLNAALSTNTSAVQNLFNGTGGYATKLSTALTAYTSSNGVIGTRVTSLNGQLTQLGTQQTALNNRMATYQKQLQSQYTTLDTMMSQLNNTSSYLTTALAQLTNSNSSKN
- a CDS encoding flagellin — encoded protein: MSLVINTNISSLMAQNNLTKSQSALSSATQRLSSGLKINSAADNAAGFAISQRYTTQIGGLNQASANASDAINLAQTAGSALDQVTANLQAIRDLAVQSANGTYTSTDRASIDQEVQQRLAEITRIANQTTFNGSNVLDGSMKTKSFQIGASVGQTISVSLGTSVKASAVGQVAEVSTGSINTGTGFTLASGALTVNVGGAGAVSVAAGTYKSVSGLASAINTAAGSNIAAVDATTGELKITGPAGGVAFGGAAQLALGITANVAAAGTGASTAAVASTGDPSNETLTINGTKVSLAGAQSLQDVSDAVNAAGIAGVSAAVNGNGNGLNFYSSSALTISDTVGTTNVAGPIIAGNAKDANTGLAYVAGNAASTGGSLATGNVQSVDSANDLISRVDVALQTVSNFAAQLGAVQNRFQSTISTVAAQTTNLQASQSTIRDADFAAETANMSKANVLQQAGISVLAQANSNPQQVLKLLQ
- a CDS encoding flagellar protein FliT encodes the protein MLASARAGAWDEVTSQSAERDRLLRLLPLSGTSALDTMTTLLAHNEEVKTLVAKARDDLGEALGQHQHSHRALNAYLHAAID
- the fliS gene encoding flagellar export chaperone FliS; its protein translation is MSYGYMRNASAAYQDTSARGSVEGADRHQLTTMLYDGMVDRINQARGAMRRGDVPAKGTHFARAFAILGELRGSLDHEAGGALATRLDSLYDYIARRLLQAQLNDDERALDEVIELINPVRDAWRQIRDTYLATQVGAGTAA